The DNA segment ACTCGATATCAAAACCTTCGTATGCTCCATCTGAACCAACGTATCCAAAACCAGGAAGCTGATCATTGGCCCCCATAATCAATTCTCCACGATCTTGTATCGCAGAGATCGTGTTTCCGGAGTTTGCAGATTGACCTCCATTTTCCTCAGCTGGAGTGTCCGTTTCCTCGGAACAAGCGACAAGTAGTGCAGCAAAACTCGTTACAACCATTCCATTTACCATCCACTTTTTCATTCTTCTAGCGTCCCCCTTACAATTCGTATAAAGTAACTATGTTAGTTATATACTAGTTGAATTCTAAATACATTTAATTGGTCAAATTATCTGACTATATAATTTTAGAAAAATATAGATTTTACACATATTGATTCACATTTAGATAACTAATTTCCAATTGAGTCTAGTAGTTGGATGAGGAATGAAGTAGTACCTAAACATTACGAATTACGCCGCTCCAGTGGAAACTTCGCTTTCCGTGGGTACGGCCCATAGCCGTCAAGTTAAGTAAAATCGGTTTAACTATAGACGATTCTTCGTTAGGATGGGGGTTTAACCAGTCCTAGGGAGGGATCGTTTGTGTCTTTAAAAGAGGAGTTCAGTACGTTTGCGAAAACCGTGTTGGACGTTTTATCTGTACCGAACCTTCGCCAATCTGCCCGAGATGTTGGGTTTGTACAGCGTCTAAAGAAATTAAAACCTGAGGATTTCCTAAGTATTTGTTCCTTTCTTCCTCAACCCGTCGGTGCGACAGAGTTAACACAGCTTTGCGGGGCTCTTTCACGTGAATCCAATACCCACCTTTCCAAACAAGCCTTACATCAACGCTTCGATGAAAAAGGAGCGGCTTTTTTGAAGCATGTGTTTTTTCAATTGGCGGCCAAACAAGAGTTGATGGCCATGCCACCTCTTCCTGAGACCCCGTTTTCTCGGATCCGCATCTTAGATGCGACTTCATTTGAACGACCAAAGAAAGATGGTACTTCTTCAGATGGAGCGAAAATTCATTTAGAGTATGAGCTATATGAGGGGAAATTTTTGCATACCTTACTTTCCGGTTCAAGAGAAAGTGACCATCACGCCGCCTATGCATTAGCCGATACGATTCAACCAGGTGATTTGATCATCCGTGATCTCGGCTACTTTTCTGGCGACCATTTGAAACAAATCGATCGTGCAGGCGCTTCTTATATCACGCGGACGCCGGCCAATATGACCTATTGGACTAGAGATGATCAAGGGGAACGAATCCAAATCAAACCAGAAGAAGATGCGAAGCAGCTAGAACCGGGAGCGATCAAAGATTATGGGGTCATCCAATTAGGGGTCAAAGGAAAGAACACCCTTCAAACCCGTGTCATCGTGCAACGATTGACAGAGGATCAACAAAACAAGAGGAAAGCCGGTTTACGAAAAAGAAGACGGAAAGGGGGTCATACCCAATCCGCCGACAAAAAGGATCATACCCAAATCCTTGCCACTAACCTAACACAGGAAGAAATGGATGTGCAAGCATTGTATCCGATGTATTCCTTACGCTGGCAAGTCGAGATTCTTTTCAAAACGTGGAAATCCCTTTTCGCCATTGATCACGTGCGCGCGATGAATCCAGATCGGTTTCTCTGCCACATGTATGGGAAACTTATACACATTCTGCTTTCCTCGATGGTGGCGTTTCAATGCCGGTTCTATCTTCATCAAAAGCACCACCTCGAAGGCAGTGAATACAAGTGTATCCATCATGCCAAAAGGGCTATAGAAGAGTCAAAAGGATACGCTCTCTATCATCGTTCTTCATTAGAAGACGTTCTAGAAAATATCTACGAGAGCATTTACCGACATGGACGAAAAGACCATCGCCACCGCCATCAAAGTCCCTATGACATCTTACAGATCGCCTATGAAACACATGCGCGTGTGGAGTAAAACGGTAGAATCCGGTGCAAAAAAAAATAGAAAAAGAGCCAATCTACCCATACGTACCCTGATGGAAAATACTAGATCCACTACAAGAGAAAGGATGAGCTCTTTCTTTTTCCTTTCTTAACTTGACGGCTATGGGGTACGGCCTCAGCCTCCTCCGCGGAAGGACACCGCTACTGAGTCTTCACCACGCACTATTCCCACAGGAGTCTACGTTTCCACTTCCGCTAAATTCAGGTTACAAAAAAAGAGGGTGAGACATTATTTATAATTAAAAAAAA comes from the Alkalihalobacillus sp. FSL W8-0930 genome and includes:
- a CDS encoding IS4 family transposase, with protein sequence MSLKEEFSTFAKTVLDVLSVPNLRQSARDVGFVQRLKKLKPEDFLSICSFLPQPVGATELTQLCGALSRESNTHLSKQALHQRFDEKGAAFLKHVFFQLAAKQELMAMPPLPETPFSRIRILDATSFERPKKDGTSSDGAKIHLEYELYEGKFLHTLLSGSRESDHHAAYALADTIQPGDLIIRDLGYFSGDHLKQIDRAGASYITRTPANMTYWTRDDQGERIQIKPEEDAKQLEPGAIKDYGVIQLGVKGKNTLQTRVIVQRLTEDQQNKRKAGLRKRRRKGGHTQSADKKDHTQILATNLTQEEMDVQALYPMYSLRWQVEILFKTWKSLFAIDHVRAMNPDRFLCHMYGKLIHILLSSMVAFQCRFYLHQKHHLEGSEYKCIHHAKRAIEESKGYALYHRSSLEDVLENIYESIYRHGRKDHRHRHQSPYDILQIAYETHARVE